A portion of the Bacteroides faecium genome contains these proteins:
- a CDS encoding DUF3408 domain-containing protein: protein MAKQSGGKPQIDEDFMKEIISQGLPVKKQETPSVTVETPDKPETVNKEEIKAEPKEEKAVKEPARRKKNTPGDYREIYFGRVDLTDRQPLYVSRTTHEKLMKIVTVIGGRKATVSSYVENILLRHFDQFQDEINELYESKFEKPF, encoded by the coding sequence ATGGCAAAGCAAAGCGGCGGGAAACCGCAAATTGACGAGGATTTTATGAAAGAGATTATTTCACAGGGTTTGCCCGTGAAAAAACAGGAAACACCATCGGTAACAGTAGAAACACCGGATAAGCCGGAAACTGTGAATAAGGAAGAAATCAAGGCAGAACCAAAGGAAGAAAAGGCGGTGAAAGAACCTGCCCGCCGGAAAAAGAACACTCCGGGCGACTACCGGGAAATCTATTTCGGGCGGGTGGACTTGACCGACCGACAACCGTTATATGTCAGCCGTACCACACACGAAAAGCTAATGAAGATAGTAACCGTTATCGGCGGACGCAAGGCAACCGTGAGCAGCTATGTAGAAAATATCCTGCTCCGGCATTTCGACCAGTTTCAGGACGAGATAAACGAACTGTACGAAAGCAAATTTGAAAAGCCGTTCTGA
- a CDS encoding TraG family conjugative transposon ATPase, producing the protein MRNILKATTLENKFPLFTVENGCIVSKDADITVAFRVELPELFTVTAAEYEAIHSAWNKAVKVLPDYSIVHKQDWFIKENYAPDIQKADLSFLSRSFERHFNERPFLNHTCYLFLTKTTKERSRMQSNFSTLCRGFLVPKEIKDKETVTKFLEAVGQFESIMNDSGFITLTRLNSDEITGTRETAGIVEKYFSLSQTYTTTLKDISLGADEMKIGDNILCLHTLSDAEDMPGKVGTDTRYEKLSTDRSDCRLSFASPVGVLLSCNHIYNQYIFIDDHTENLKQFEKMARNMHSLSKYSRANQINKSWIEEYLNEAHSQGLISVRCHCNIMAWSDDRDELKHIKNDVGSQLALMECKPRHNTTDTPTLFWAGIPGNQADFPAEESFYTFIEQALCLFTEETNYKSSLSPFGIKMVDRVTGKPLHIDISDLPMKKGIITNRNKFILGPSGSGKSFFTNHMVRQYYEQNAHVLLVDTGNSYLGLCEMINRKTHGEDGIYFTYTTENPIAFNPFYVEDGVFDIEKKESIKTLILTLWKRDDEAPTRAEEVALSNAVSSYIELITKDSSVTPCFNTFYEYVKTDYREHLQEKNVREKDFDIDNFLNVLEPYYKGGEYDYLLNSDKELDLLHKRFIVFELDNIKDHKILFPITTIIIMEVFISKMRKLKGIRKLILIEEAWKAIASANMADYIKYLYKTVRKYFGEAIVVTQEVEDIISSPIVKESIINNSDCKILLDQRKYLNKFDSIQNLLGLTDKERSQVLSINLANHPGRKYKEVWIGLGGTQSAVYATEVSLEEYFTYTTEETEKMELFALSEKLGGNLELAIKRLAFSKRNPEK; encoded by the coding sequence ATGAGAAATATATTAAAAGCTACTACGCTGGAAAACAAGTTTCCACTGTTCACGGTGGAAAACGGCTGTATCGTTTCCAAAGATGCCGACATAACGGTGGCGTTCCGGGTGGAACTGCCCGAACTGTTCACCGTCACGGCAGCCGAATACGAAGCGATACATTCCGCTTGGAACAAGGCGGTAAAGGTGCTGCCTGATTACAGCATCGTACACAAACAGGACTGGTTCATCAAAGAAAACTATGCGCCTGACATCCAAAAGGCTGATTTGAGTTTCCTTTCCCGTTCCTTTGAACGGCATTTCAATGAACGACCGTTCTTAAATCATACCTGCTACCTGTTCCTGACGAAAACGACAAAGGAACGCAGCCGGATGCAGAGTAATTTTTCCACCCTTTGCCGGGGCTTCCTTGTCCCCAAAGAGATAAAGGACAAGGAAACGGTTACAAAGTTCCTCGAAGCGGTGGGGCAGTTTGAAAGCATTATGAACGATAGCGGTTTCATTACCCTTACCCGCCTGAACTCGGACGAAATCACCGGAACAAGGGAAACGGCGGGTATCGTGGAGAAATACTTTTCACTCTCGCAAACGTACACCACCACATTGAAAGATATTTCACTGGGTGCTGACGAAATGAAGATTGGCGACAATATCCTTTGCCTGCATACCCTTTCGGATGCGGAAGATATGCCGGGCAAGGTGGGAACTGATACCCGCTATGAAAAGCTATCCACCGACCGGAGCGATTGCAGGTTATCTTTTGCTTCTCCGGTGGGCGTGTTGCTTTCCTGTAACCATATATATAACCAGTACATCTTCATTGACGACCATACAGAGAACCTGAAACAGTTTGAAAAGATGGCTCGCAATATGCACTCCCTTTCCAAATACAGCCGTGCCAATCAAATAAATAAGTCTTGGATTGAGGAATATTTGAATGAAGCACATTCACAGGGGCTTATCTCCGTGCGATGTCATTGTAATATCATGGCTTGGAGTGACGACCGGGACGAATTAAAGCACATTAAAAATGATGTGGGATCACAGCTCGCACTTATGGAGTGCAAGCCACGCCATAACACCACCGACACGCCGACCCTGTTTTGGGCGGGAATACCCGGCAATCAGGCGGATTTCCCGGCGGAAGAAAGTTTCTATACATTCATCGAACAGGCTCTTTGCCTGTTCACCGAAGAAACGAACTACAAAAGTTCGCTTTCCCCCTTTGGTATCAAGATGGTGGATAGGGTCACGGGAAAGCCGTTGCACATTGATATTTCAGACCTGCCCATGAAAAAAGGTATCATTACCAATCGCAACAAGTTTATACTTGGGCCGAGTGGTAGCGGTAAATCATTTTTCACCAATCACATGGTGCGCCAATATTACGAACAAAATGCGCACGTCCTGCTGGTTGATACCGGAAACAGTTATTTAGGTCTATGTGAAATGATAAATAGGAAAACGCACGGGGAAGATGGGATTTACTTTACCTATACCACTGAAAACCCGATAGCGTTTAATCCTTTCTATGTGGAAGATGGGGTATTCGATATTGAAAAGAAAGAGAGTATCAAAACGCTTATCCTGACCCTGTGGAAAAGGGACGATGAAGCACCCACACGGGCGGAAGAAGTGGCTTTATCAAACGCCGTAAGTTCCTATATCGAACTGATTACTAAGGATAGTTCGGTTACTCCCTGCTTCAATACGTTCTACGAGTATGTGAAAACCGATTACCGGGAACACCTGCAAGAAAAGAACGTCCGGGAAAAGGATTTCGATATAGACAATTTCCTGAATGTATTAGAACCTTACTACAAAGGGGGTGAATATGATTACCTGCTGAACTCCGACAAGGAGCTTGATTTGCTACATAAACGCTTCATTGTCTTTGAGTTGGATAATATCAAAGACCACAAAATTTTATTCCCGATTACTACGATTATCATCATGGAAGTATTTATTTCCAAAATGCGTAAACTAAAGGGTATCAGGAAATTAATATTGATAGAAGAAGCGTGGAAAGCGATTGCATCGGCGAACATGGCGGACTATATTAAGTACCTCTATAAAACAGTTAGAAAGTATTTCGGCGAAGCGATTGTAGTTACGCAAGAGGTCGAAGATATTATTTCCTCGCCCATTGTAAAAGAGAGTATTATAAACAATTCTGATTGTAAGATACTGCTCGACCAAAGGAAATACCTTAATAAATTCGATAGCATACAGAACCTTTTGGGACTGACCGATAAAGAGCGTTCACAGGTGCTTTCCATCAACCTTGCCAATCATCCGGGTAGAAAATACAAGGAAGTTTGGATAGGCTTAGGCGGTACACAGTCAGCCGTATATGCCACAGAAGTGAGTTTGGAAGAATATTTTACATACACCACCGAAGAAACGGAAAAGATGGAACTATTCGCCTTGTCCGAAAAGTTGGGCGGTAATCTCGAACTTGCTATCAAACGGCTTGCTTTCAGCAAGCGCAATCCCGAAAAATAA
- a CDS encoding AAA family ATPase, translating into MARADLLVDLIKYAIAGNKPMIRKIAEAVIVEERNKQHTILANKLESELNKTQNDFTANVLGNIPKGQVEANAESLLNEISPQKKITDLVLPKDIISICEQFIQEQYRVDLLRSYGLEPRNRILLVGSPGNGKTSLAEAIAESLMVPMYVVKYENIIGAYLGETALRLKKMIDYVSTRKCVLFLDEFETLGKERGDTHETGEIKRVVSSLLLQIDNLPSYVTIIGATNHPELLDRAVWRRFQIRLNLPMPTRVNICTWLAHFQNKHKISFGLAEETIAKKLLGSNFAEIEEFGMSILRKHVLNLPNSNIKNIVTEELKQWDMRNSKSETIK; encoded by the coding sequence ATGGCAAGAGCAGATTTGCTAGTGGATTTAATAAAATATGCAATAGCGGGCAATAAGCCTATGATAAGAAAAATAGCGGAAGCAGTTATTGTAGAAGAAAGAAATAAGCAGCATACAATATTAGCGAATAAGTTAGAATCAGAATTGAATAAAACTCAAAATGATTTTACGGCTAATGTTTTAGGAAATATTCCGAAAGGTCAAGTTGAAGCTAATGCGGAGAGCTTACTAAATGAAATTTCTCCGCAGAAAAAAATTACGGATTTAGTTTTACCTAAAGATATTATATCTATTTGTGAACAATTTATACAAGAGCAATATAGAGTAGATCTATTGCGTTCATATGGTTTAGAACCTAGGAATCGCATTTTATTAGTTGGTTCTCCTGGTAATGGTAAAACATCTTTAGCTGAAGCAATAGCTGAATCTTTAATGGTTCCCATGTATGTAGTTAAATATGAAAATATAATCGGAGCATATTTAGGAGAGACTGCTCTTCGATTAAAAAAAATGATAGATTATGTAAGTACACGAAAATGTGTGTTATTTCTGGATGAATTCGAGACTTTAGGGAAAGAGCGTGGCGATACTCATGAAACAGGTGAAATAAAAAGAGTTGTAAGTTCTCTCTTACTGCAAATAGATAATTTACCAAGTTATGTTACAATTATTGGAGCTACAAATCATCCTGAATTACTTGATAGAGCCGTTTGGAGAAGATTTCAAATAAGGTTGAATCTGCCAATGCCGACCCGTGTTAATATTTGCACTTGGTTAGCTCACTTTCAGAATAAACACAAAATTAGTTTTGGCTTGGCTGAAGAAACCATAGCCAAAAAACTATTAGGAAGTAATTTTGCAGAAATTGAAGAATTTGGGATGTCTATTCTAAGGAAACACGTACTAAATCTTCCTAATTCTAATATAAAGAACATTGTTACAGAAGAACTTAAACAATGGGATATGAGAAATTCTAAAAGCGAAACTATTAAATAA
- the mobA gene encoding conjugal transfer protein MobA — protein MKQKNENAPRPGGAGRKPKADPAVFRYSISFNAIDHARFLALFDQSGMRTKAHFITARIFGEPFKVIKIDKAAVEYYTRLTALYSQYRGIAVNYNQVVKALNTNFSEKKALAFLYKLEKATMELADLNRQIIELTREFETRWLQR, from the coding sequence ATGAAACAGAAAAATGAAAATGCGCCCCGTCCGGGTGGCGCAGGACGAAAACCCAAAGCAGACCCGGCAGTGTTCAGGTACTCTATCAGCTTCAATGCGATAGACCACGCCCGCTTTTTGGCGTTGTTCGACCAGTCCGGTATGCGCACGAAAGCGCATTTTATCACCGCCCGTATCTTCGGCGAACCGTTCAAAGTGATTAAAATCGACAAGGCGGCGGTAGAATATTATACCCGGCTGACCGCTTTATATTCCCAGTACAGGGGTATAGCCGTGAATTATAATCAGGTGGTAAAGGCTCTCAATACCAATTTCTCCGAGAAGAAAGCACTCGCATTTCTCTATAAACTGGAAAAGGCAACGATGGAACTTGCCGACCTGAACCGCCAAATTATTGAACTGACCCGTGAGTTTGAAACAAGATGGTTGCAAAGATAA
- a CDS encoding DUF4134 domain-containing protein, producing MKKKVLFSAVALLAASATFAQGNGMAGITEATNMVTSYFDPATKLIYAIGAVVGLIGGVKVYGKFSSGDPDTSKTAASWFGACIFLIVAATILRSFFL from the coding sequence ATGAAAAAGAAAGTTCTCTTTTCGGCAGTCGCTCTATTGGCTGCATCCGCCACGTTCGCACAGGGCAACGGCATGGCGGGTATTACAGAAGCTACCAACATGGTAACGAGCTATTTCGACCCGGCAACAAAGTTAATTTACGCCATCGGTGCAGTGGTTGGGCTTATCGGGGGCGTAAAAGTGTACGGAAAATTCTCTTCGGGCGACCCTGACACCAGTAAAACGGCGGCTTCTTGGTTTGGTGCTTGTATCTTTTTGATTGTCGCTGCCACTATCCTACGTTCATTCTTCCTCTAA
- a CDS encoding helix-turn-helix transcriptional regulator yields the protein MGIQLNRIKTVLVDKKKTNKWLAETLSKNEATVSRWCTNENQPSIETLYQIALVLDVDIRELLNKTK from the coding sequence ATGGGCATTCAGCTAAATAGAATAAAAACAGTGTTAGTGGATAAAAAGAAAACAAATAAATGGCTTGCTGAAACTTTGAGCAAAAATGAAGCAACGGTATCACGTTGGTGTACAAATGAAAATCAGCCATCTATTGAGACACTTTATCAAATTGCACTCGTCTTAGATGTTGATATAAGAGAACTTTTAAATAAGACTAAATAA
- the mobC gene encoding conjugal transfer protein MobC, which translates to MQNEDDLRGLAKVMDFMRAISILFVVINIYWFCYQSFREWGINIGVVDKILLNFQRTAGLFSNILYTKLFSVVFLALSCLGTKGVKEEKITWNKIYVFLTIGFILFFLNWWLLVLPLPLAANTALYIFAMTAGYLSLLAAGVWISRLLKNNLMDDVFNLENESFAQETRLIENEYSINLPTRFYYKKKWNDGWINIVNPFRASMVLGTPGSGKSYAIVNNYIKQQIEKGFAVYIYDYKFPDLSEIAYNHLINHLDGYKVKPKFYMINFDDPRKSHRCNPINPAFMTDISDAYEASYTIMLNLNRSWITKQGDFFVESPIILLASIIWFLKIYQGGKYCTFPHAIEFLNKKYSDTFTILTSYPELENYLSPFMDAWESNAQDQLQGQLASAKIPLSRMISPALYWVMTGDDFSLDINNPEEPKILVVGNNPDRQNIYSCALGLYNSRIVKLINKKHQLKSSVIIDELPTIYFRGLDNLIATARSNKVAVCLGFQDFSQLRRDYGDKESKVIENTVGNIFSGQVVSETAKTLSDRFGKVLQKRQSMTINRNDKSTSISTQMDSLIPPSKISNLTQGMFVGAVSDNFDERIEQKIFHCEIVVDNNKVKRETAQYKKLPQIIDFRDEDGNDRMQEEIQANYNRVKQEVQQIVMDEMERIKNDPNLKHLIQGNKE; encoded by the coding sequence ATGCAGAATGAAGATGATTTAAGGGGACTTGCAAAGGTCATGGACTTTATGCGGGCAATCAGTATTTTATTTGTAGTGATAAACATTTATTGGTTTTGTTACCAGTCGTTCAGGGAGTGGGGTATCAATATCGGGGTAGTCGATAAAATACTGTTGAACTTCCAGCGTACCGCCGGGCTGTTCTCCAATATCCTATATACCAAACTTTTTTCAGTGGTATTCCTTGCGCTTTCCTGTTTGGGAACAAAGGGAGTGAAAGAGGAAAAAATCACATGGAACAAGATTTATGTATTCCTGACAATCGGTTTTATCCTGTTCTTCCTGAACTGGTGGTTATTGGTTTTACCGTTACCACTGGCGGCAAACACGGCATTGTATATCTTTGCCATGACAGCCGGGTATCTTTCCCTGTTGGCTGCCGGAGTATGGATTTCCCGCCTGTTGAAAAATAACCTGATGGATGATGTGTTTAATTTGGAGAACGAAAGTTTCGCACAGGAAACACGATTAATAGAAAACGAATATTCTATCAATCTACCTACCCGGTTCTACTATAAAAAGAAATGGAATGACGGGTGGATAAACATTGTAAACCCGTTCAGGGCAAGCATGGTTTTAGGCACACCCGGTTCGGGAAAATCGTATGCAATAGTCAATAATTACATAAAACAGCAAATCGAAAAAGGCTTTGCTGTTTATATTTATGACTACAAATTTCCCGACCTTTCGGAGATAGCATATAATCACCTAATCAACCATTTAGATGGGTATAAGGTAAAGCCTAAATTCTACATGATTAACTTTGACGACCCACGTAAAAGTCACCGATGCAACCCGATAAATCCGGCGTTTATGACGGACATATCGGACGCATACGAAGCCAGTTATACCATCATGTTAAATTTAAACCGCAGTTGGATAACCAAGCAAGGGGACTTCTTTGTAGAAAGTCCTATTATCCTGTTGGCTTCTATCATTTGGTTTTTGAAAATCTATCAGGGTGGAAAGTATTGTACATTCCCACACGCCATCGAGTTCCTGAATAAGAAATACTCCGATACATTTACGATTTTAACCAGTTATCCCGAACTGGAAAACTACCTTTCACCGTTCATGGACGCATGGGAATCGAATGCGCAAGACCAGTTGCAGGGGCAGCTTGCATCCGCTAAAATTCCTCTTTCCCGCATGATAAGCCCGGCTTTATATTGGGTAATGACAGGGGATGATTTTTCACTGGATATAAATAACCCGGAAGAACCTAAGATTTTGGTAGTAGGCAATAATCCCGACCGTCAGAATATCTATTCCTGTGCTTTGGGATTGTATAATTCCCGTATCGTGAAGCTGATAAACAAGAAGCATCAACTGAAAAGTTCTGTAATTATTGACGAGTTACCGACCATCTATTTTCGGGGACTGGATAACTTGATAGCAACGGCACGAAGCAACAAAGTGGCGGTCTGTTTGGGCTTTCAGGATTTCAGCCAGTTACGCCGGGATTATGGGGACAAGGAAAGCAAAGTTATCGAAAATACTGTGGGTAATATCTTTTCTGGTCAGGTGGTTTCTGAAACGGCAAAAACGCTTTCAGACCGTTTCGGAAAGGTCTTGCAGAAACGCCAAAGCATGACTATCAACCGGAATGACAAATCAACCTCAATCAGTACGCAGATGGATAGCTTGATACCACCCAGTAAAATATCCAACTTAACACAGGGTATGTTTGTGGGTGCGGTCAGTGACAATTTCGATGAAAGGATAGAGCAGAAAATATTCCATTGCGAAATTGTGGTAGATAATAATAAGGTGAAACGGGAAACAGCCCAATATAAGAAGCTACCCCAAATCATAGATTTCAGGGACGAGGACGGGAACGACCGGATGCAGGAAGAAATACAGGCGAATTACAACCGGGTCAAGCAAGAAGTCCAGCAGATTGTCATGGACGAAATGGAACGGATAAAGAACGACCCTAATTTGAAGCATTTAATTCAAGGTAATAAAGAATAA
- a CDS encoding DUF4133 domain-containing protein has translation MADYPINRGIGKPVEFKGLKSQYLFIFAGGLLALFVLFIIMYMVGINQWVCIIFGVTSATLLVWLTFRLNEKYGTHGLMKLSARKSHPFHIINRKAISRLFHLKQASK, from the coding sequence ATGGCAGACTATCCGATTAACAGGGGGATAGGCAAGCCAGTTGAGTTTAAAGGGTTGAAAAGTCAATATCTTTTCATTTTTGCGGGCGGGCTGTTAGCCCTGTTCGTGCTTTTCATCATCATGTACATGGTAGGCATTAACCAGTGGGTGTGTATCATCTTCGGCGTTACTTCGGCAACGCTGCTTGTATGGCTCACATTCCGGTTAAATGAAAAGTACGGGACACACGGGTTAATGAAATTGTCCGCACGCAAAAGCCACCCTTTCCATATCATCAACCGAAAAGCCATATCCCGATTATTCCATTTAAAACAAGCATCGAAATGA
- a CDS encoding DUF3876 domain-containing protein has translation MKHLKFLFPVLLCTLLLGLSSCKETNTDRLRAMCGDWESVKKRPAFSLFEENGHYRVTTYRKTYRGTIQTETYQISEQDGNLFIETGLSVLLTYDKENDRILLSPGGEYKRSNQPIKK, from the coding sequence ATGAAACATTTAAAATTCCTGTTTCCGGTGCTGTTATGCACTTTGTTATTGGGGCTTTCTTCCTGTAAGGAAACAAACACCGACCGTCTTAGGGCGATGTGTGGTGACTGGGAAAGCGTGAAAAAACGTCCTGCGTTCTCTCTCTTTGAGGAAAACGGGCATTACCGGGTAACGACCTATCGAAAGACCTACCGGGGAACTATCCAAACGGAAACCTATCAGATTTCAGAACAAGACGGAAACCTGTTCATCGAAACGGGGTTGTCCGTCCTGCTGACTTATGACAAAGAGAATGACCGGATTCTGCTTTCACCCGGCGGAGAATACAAACGGAGTAACCAACCAATAAAGAAGTAA
- the mobB gene encoding conjugal transfer protein MobB — translation MVAKISVGSSLFGALSYNQNKVDEEQGKVLLSNRMFESEDGNFSIRRCMECFDMHLPADLKTEKPIIHISLNPHPDDVLSDSQLADIAKEYMDKLGYGNQPYMVYKHEDIARHHIHIVSIRVDDTGKKINDKFEHIRSKQITRELEQKYGLHPAEKKQAADRPELKKVDYRAGDVKHQLSNTVKALASSYRFQSFTEYKALLSIYNVQAEEVKGEVNGKPYNGIVYSATNDKGEKQGNPFKSSSLGKSVGYEAIQRHIKKSTKDIQDKNLKERTRRTVGAVMKSAHNRKELEQELKKKGIDVLFRQNDTGRIYGVTFIDHENRTVLNGSRLGKDFSANVFNDLFSGSRTLTGNSKQETQEQKPEYNPTGHLENTGKAIAGLFSLLSGGDDTPPDNSQIPPPKKKKKKKQRRI, via the coding sequence ATGGTTGCAAAGATAAGCGTAGGCAGTTCCCTGTTCGGTGCGCTTTCTTACAATCAAAACAAGGTGGACGAAGAACAGGGAAAGGTACTTTTAAGTAACCGTATGTTTGAAAGTGAGGACGGAAATTTCAGCATCCGGCGTTGTATGGAATGTTTCGATATGCACCTGCCCGCAGACCTGAAAACGGAAAAGCCAATTATTCATATCTCCCTGAACCCGCACCCGGACGATGTACTTTCCGACAGCCAGTTGGCGGATATTGCCAAAGAGTATATGGATAAGTTGGGGTACGGCAACCAGCCGTATATGGTGTATAAGCACGAAGATATTGCAAGGCATCATATACATATCGTTTCCATCCGGGTGGATGATACGGGCAAAAAGATAAACGACAAGTTCGAGCATATCCGCAGCAAACAAATCACCCGTGAACTGGAACAGAAGTACGGGCTGCATCCGGCAGAGAAGAAACAGGCAGCCGACCGCCCCGAACTTAAAAAGGTGGATTACCGGGCAGGGGACGTAAAGCACCAGTTATCCAATACGGTGAAAGCCCTTGCCAGCAGCTACCGTTTCCAAAGTTTCACGGAATACAAAGCGTTGCTATCTATATATAATGTACAGGCGGAAGAAGTGAAAGGGGAAGTGAACGGTAAACCCTATAACGGCATTGTCTATTCGGCGACCAATGACAAGGGAGAAAAGCAGGGAAACCCGTTCAAATCTTCTTCTTTGGGTAAGTCGGTAGGTTACGAAGCCATTCAGCGACACATCAAGAAATCCACAAAGGACATTCAGGACAAGAACCTGAAAGAGCGTACCCGCCGGACAGTCGGCGCAGTGATGAAATCCGCCCATAATCGTAAGGAACTGGAACAAGAACTGAAAAAGAAAGGTATAGATGTTCTTTTCCGGCAGAACGATACAGGCAGGATATACGGTGTAACATTCATCGACCACGAAAACCGTACCGTCCTGAACGGTTCACGGTTGGGAAAAGACTTTTCCGCCAATGTGTTCAATGACCTGTTTTCCGGCTCCCGTACTTTGACGGGAAACAGTAAACAGGAAACGCAGGAACAAAAACCGGAATATAACCCGACCGGACATCTTGAAAATACAGGTAAAGCCATTGCGGGACTATTCAGTCTGTTATCCGGTGGGGACGATACACCACCCGACAACAGCCAAATTCCACCACCCAAGAAGAAAAAGAAGAAGAAACAAAGACGTATTTAA
- a CDS encoding ParA family protein encodes MKKETLYVAFSTQKGGVGKTTFTVLVASYLYYLKGYNVAVVDCDYPQHSISAMRKRDAEQVNGDDYYKQLAFSQFKTLGKKAYPVLCSSPDEAIKTADEFLASAGSDYDVVFFDLPGTVNSEGVINSLSGVDYIFTPIAADRVVLESSLSFAVAINKLLVKNEACRLKGLHLFWNMVDGREKTDLYTLYEQTIGELELPLMKVFIPDTKRFKKELDAQRKTVFRSTLFPADKRLVKGSNMEELITEIAYLIKL; translated from the coding sequence ATGAAGAAAGAAACCTTGTATGTGGCTTTCTCCACCCAAAAGGGCGGGGTCGGCAAAACAACATTCACCGTTTTGGTAGCAAGTTATCTGTATTATCTCAAAGGGTATAACGTGGCGGTCGTGGATTGCGATTACCCGCAGCACAGTATCAGTGCCATGCGCAAACGGGATGCCGAACAGGTGAACGGTGACGATTATTACAAACAGCTTGCTTTCAGCCAGTTCAAAACACTGGGAAAGAAAGCGTACCCGGTGTTGTGTAGTTCACCGGACGAAGCGATAAAAACGGCGGATGAATTTCTTGCGTCTGCCGGGTCGGATTATGATGTGGTCTTTTTCGACCTGCCCGGAACGGTGAACAGTGAGGGTGTTATCAATTCGCTTTCAGGGGTGGACTACATTTTCACTCCCATAGCCGCCGACCGGGTGGTATTGGAAAGCAGCCTTTCCTTTGCGGTAGCTATCAACAAACTGCTGGTAAAGAATGAAGCGTGCCGACTGAAAGGGCTGCACCTGTTTTGGAACATGGTAGATGGACGGGAAAAAACAGACCTGTACACCCTGTATGAACAGACCATCGGGGAACTGGAACTACCCCTTATGAAAGTATTTATCCCGGACACCAAAAGGTTTAAAAAAGAACTGGACGCACAGCGTAAAACCGTGTTCCGTTCTACGCTGTTCCCGGCGGACAAACGGCTGGTAAAGGGCAGCAACATGGAAGAACTGATAACTGAAATCGCATACCTTATTAAATTGTAA
- a CDS encoding DUF4141 domain-containing protein, which yields MKTKIIMLLVVCSLFAGKVNAQWVVSDPGNLAQGIINASKNIIQTSSTAQNMIKNFQETVKIYQQGKEYYDMLKSVHNLVKDARKVQKSILLIGEISDIYVNSFQKMLSDENYTPDELSAIAYGYTQLLQESSDVLEEMKSVVNINGLSMSDKERMDVIDRTYNSIRNYRDLVSYYTRKNISVSYLRAKKKKDTDRVMALYGSADERYW from the coding sequence ATGAAAACAAAGATTATAATGCTGCTCGTAGTATGCAGCCTGTTTGCCGGAAAGGTAAACGCACAGTGGGTGGTGAGTGACCCCGGCAATTTGGCACAAGGGATTATCAATGCGTCAAAGAACATCATTCAGACTTCTTCGACCGCACAGAATATGATAAAGAATTTTCAGGAAACGGTAAAGATTTATCAACAGGGTAAGGAATACTACGACATGCTTAAATCAGTGCATAACCTTGTCAAAGATGCCCGGAAAGTACAAAAGTCTATCCTGCTTATCGGTGAGATTTCCGACATCTACGTGAACAGTTTTCAGAAGATGCTTTCGGATGAAAACTATACGCCGGACGAACTTTCAGCCATCGCCTACGGATATACCCAACTGTTGCAGGAAAGTTCCGATGTGCTGGAAGAAATGAAAAGCGTGGTGAACATCAACGGGCTTTCCATGTCGGATAAAGAACGGATGGACGTTATCGACCGGACGTATAACTCCATCAGGAACTACCGGGATTTGGTGAGTTACTATACCCGCAAGAATATTTCCGTTTCCTACCTGCGGGCGAAAAAGAAAAAGGACACCGACCGGGTAATGGCTCTTTATGGTTCGGCGGATGAACGTTACTGGTAA